The bacterium DNA segment GGCGACGATCGCGTCGCTCGCGTACCTGGGCTGGTTTTACTACAACGATCCGGGGATGTGGTCGCAGCAGAAACTGTGGACGCGGATCGAAGAGGCCATGGGCGAAGGGCGATTCGAGGATGCCGTCACCTATCACCGCGCCTTGCTCGCCAAATTGCCGGTCGGCAGCGAACAGATTCCCGAGGCCAAGGTCAGCCTGTCGCGCGCGTTTGTGCGGATGGGCAAGGGGGAAGAGGCGCTCGGCATTCTCGGCGAGGTGCTCGGCGACGAGTCGCTTCTTCCGCAAACGCGCGTGGCGGCCATCGAAACGGCCGCGCAGGTCGCGTTGGAGCAACAAGATTACAAGCGCCTGGAAACGCTGTTCACGCACCTGTTCGAAATCGTCGAGGATGACCCGGAGGGCGTCGCGCAGTCGGTTACGAACATTCTCGGGAACATTCTCGACGAATCGGCGGTCGACGTTGTGACCAGGCTGTCGGATCGCGCAATCGCGGAATATTCCGACGATCCGGCGATTCAGTCGCGCATCATCCTCGCGCGCGTTCAGTCGTACCATCGCCTCAAGCGCGAGAAACTTGCGCTCGCGGACCTCCTGGCGCTGGAAACCAGGCCGTTGACGGACGAGGACATGCAGAACGTCATCCTCACGATCGGGCGGATTTATCGCTTGATGGGCGAGGAGGAAACGGCGAAAAACTACTTTGAGAAGTTCAGCACGCTTTTTCCGGAGGCCGAGCAGGCGGTGATCGAGGCGCGTTTCGAGGAAGCCCAATCCATGCGGGCGACCGGGAACCTCGAGGCCGCGGGCGAGGTATTCCGGGAAATCATCGCCACGACGCTCAATGACGACATCAAAATACGGGCGACGCATTCGCTGGCACTTGTCCATATGGATCGTGAAAATTTCGACGAGGCTGAAAAGCTGTTTCGCCAGATTCTGGACGACACGTCGTTTCCGCAGGACGTGCGGTCCGCGACGCGCATCGACCTGGCGGCGCTTTTGCACCGGCGCGGCGATGCCGGCGCGGCGTTGCGCATCCTCAACGATTTTATCGAGAGCTCGCCGGCGGCCGCGCTACGTTATCCCGCCGTCAGCCTGCGGATGGACATCCGCGCGTCCCAGGGCGACATCGCCCTTGCGATCGAGGACGCGACGTACCTTATCGAAAACAACCGGGGATTTGCCTCGAAGGGCGAGCCGGAATATCGATTGGCCGAGCTGTATCATCGCGACGGCCGCACCGACGAGGCGTTCGAAATCTACAAAAAGCTCACCCAACAGGACGACCTGTCGGAACATATTCGCGAGCCGGCCTTCGAGCGCGCGATCGAACTGTCTTTCGATAACGGCCGCCTGGATGACGCGGCGGCGCTAATCGAGCGCATGGCGGCGACGGCCGCCGACGATGCGCGCCGCCGCATGTCATCGCGCGTCTACGCGTTCGAGGTCCACGTGCGAAAGGGCGAGGTCGACGCGGCGCGCAAGGTTCTTGCCGAAGCCATGAACGATCCGGTGCCGTCCCGTCCGCCCGGGACGTTCCTGCGTTTTACGCCGATCTTTCATGAACAACCCGATCTTCGGGACGCGATTCTCGAATTTCAACGAAACGTCCACGAAAAACTCGCCGCCGCCGAAGACGTGGACGAATACATGCGCTGGATGATGCGCGTCAACAGCGGCCACCTGCTCACCTTTGCCGGGGAGACCGATCGGGCCGAGGCGATCTATGTCGAGGCGCTGGCCGAATCGCCGGTTTCGGAAATGCAGTTGCAGGCAGCGGAAGCGCTGGGGCGCCTGTACATCGATCGCCAGGAATACGAAAAGGCGCGCAAGATCTATGAAGGCTTCGACGAGTCGATCTTGCGGACGGCGACCGGGCTGACGAGCAAGCATCGCGGGCTGGGCGACGTCGCGCGGCTTGACGAACAATTCGATGAAGCCGAGCGGCAATACGAAGCCGCGGCGAAGCATTGCGACGGCGAAGGGATGTGCTGTCCGGTTTATCAGGGACTTGTCGAGCTCTACCGGACGACCGAAAACGACAGTCGGCTCCGGACCGTCTACCGGCACGTTCTTCAGGAATTTCCCGGTTGCTGGGTGGCCGAGGAGGCCCGCGCCGCCCTGCAGCGGGATCTTTAGGCGCGCGGCTCAGGTCAGAAACGGCCTCAGGTTCGCGAGCAAACCCTCGATGGC contains these protein-coding regions:
- a CDS encoding pentapeptide repeat-containing protein, translated to MSAKDDNVIAESGAPASYAKAQIKNEDFRGRDLTGADFRGAKLVNVDLTGARLSGADFSGARMSGVTIADTSVEGARFAGADIEKSRIEKASFVGCDFTKTAIRAVTFADVRDAGSAFKSASFTKCEFQSVRFEKSVFDEAALNRVSGGDAVFEAVSLVSSKAPASRWERARFSGCNLSSSDFLSAVFTESALVGCDLSGADFAGIVATNSSIADCDLSRTELIAAELKDTTLTGNTVTQANFRYVTGLSDEEMASIKEAGAKVSRYLMRKAARWMIGTNAGRFVLLATIASLAYLGWFYYNDPGMWSQQKLWTRIEEAMGEGRFEDAVTYHRALLAKLPVGSEQIPEAKVSLSRAFVRMGKGEEALGILGEVLGDESLLPQTRVAAIETAAQVALEQQDYKRLETLFTHLFEIVEDDPEGVAQSVTNILGNILDESAVDVVTRLSDRAIAEYSDDPAIQSRIILARVQSYHRLKREKLALADLLALETRPLTDEDMQNVILTIGRIYRLMGEEETAKNYFEKFSTLFPEAEQAVIEARFEEAQSMRATGNLEAAGEVFREIIATTLNDDIKIRATHSLALVHMDRENFDEAEKLFRQILDDTSFPQDVRSATRIDLAALLHRRGDAGAALRILNDFIESSPAAALRYPAVSLRMDIRASQGDIALAIEDATYLIENNRGFASKGEPEYRLAELYHRDGRTDEAFEIYKKLTQQDDLSEHIREPAFERAIELSFDNGRLDDAAALIERMAATAADDARRRMSSRVYAFEVHVRKGEVDAARKVLAEAMNDPVPSRPPGTFLRFTPIFHEQPDLRDAILEFQRNVHEKLAAAEDVDEYMRWMMRVNSGHLLTFAGETDRAEAIYVEALAESPVSEMQLQAAEALGRLYIDRQEYEKARKIYEGFDESILRTATGLTSKHRGLGDVARLDEQFDEAERQYEAAAKHCDGEGMCCPVYQGLVELYRTTENDSRLRTVYRHVLQEFPGCWVAEEARAALQRDL